The Stieleria maiorica genome includes the window CGGCGTCCGGCGGCATGGGCCTTTTCCACCACTCCATTCAATCGTTCTCGTTCGGCCGGGGGCATTTTTCCGTCGCCACGCCAGCGGAAGTTGCGTCCCCAGTGATCGCTGATCAGCGGCATCAGGTCGGCTGACATGTCCGTGTTCAAATCCGAGAGTCGGCCGTCGATTCCGGCGTATCGCGTCGGATCGGCCTGGATCACGTCGACGGCTCGATTGCCGCTGATGATGGCGGTGACCGGGCCCGGATGAACGCCTTGGTCATCGACGTGGGTCAAGATGTCGGCGTACTGTGACAGGACGGCGTCCAAGGCGTGGTAGGTGGATTCGCCGTCGGATTTGATATCGATCAATAATGTCAGGGTTTGTCCATCACCGTGGACACTGCCTTTGTTTTGCTTGATTCGAGCCCGCAGTGGGTCGAGGTACAGCCCTTGTAAGGTGCGGGCGGGCGACGTCTTGTCTCGGTCGTGGGCCACCAACAGCGCGCCATCGATCAAATAGATATCCGCTTCGACACTGCCAAATCCGTTGTCGAGGGCGTCCAGCAGCGGACGGTCATGCAGGTAGTCGTTGTGCGCGTGGGCATGGTGGACGGGGGTGACCGATTGGGCGG containing:
- a CDS encoding phosphatidylinositol-specific phospholipase C/glycerophosphodiester phosphodiesterase family protein; this translates as MHRTITTCLLLTLTLVPASTLPAQSVTPVHHAHAHNDYLHDRPLLDALDNGFGSVEADIYLIDGALLVAHDRDKTSPARTLQGLYLDPLRARIKQNKGSVHGDGQTLTLLIDIKSDGESTYHALDAVLSQYADILTHVDDQGVHPGPVTAIISGNRAVDVIQADPTRYAGIDGRLSDLNTDMSADLMPLISDHWGRNFRWRGDGKMPPAERERLNGVVEKAHAAGRRVRFWATPDDPAVWALLAEANVDLINTDDLAGLAEFLRSR